Proteins encoded within one genomic window of Lysinibacillus sphaericus:
- the garR gene encoding 2-hydroxy-3-oxopropionate reductase has protein sequence MKKKIGFIGLGIMGAPMVRNLLKKGNDVTVYDINTTTVDMLAQDGANKATSSKEVALTSDVVITMLPQGADVFQAIFGEHGVMEGARRDMIIIDMSSVTPSESKEMFELSANRGVHFLDAPVSGGEPKAIDGTLTIMVGGKEEVFEKVKDILGNMGSNIVHVGDPGCGTTAKLANQIIVNLNIAAISEALVLATKAGINVGKMYEAIRGGLAGSTVMDAKIPMILNRNFQAGGRVDINLKDIKNVMNTAHELAVPLPLSAQLLEIFYSLKADGKERLDHASIVQHYEKLANVEVSREG, from the coding sequence ATGAAGAAAAAAATAGGATTTATTGGACTTGGCATTATGGGGGCACCAATGGTTCGCAACCTTTTAAAAAAAGGTAATGATGTGACTGTATACGATATAAATACAACCACAGTTGATATGCTTGCACAAGATGGTGCTAACAAGGCAACTTCTAGTAAGGAAGTAGCATTAACAAGTGATGTGGTGATTACAATGCTACCGCAAGGGGCAGATGTTTTCCAAGCTATTTTCGGCGAACATGGGGTAATGGAAGGTGCTCGTCGGGATATGATTATTATCGACATGAGCTCAGTCACACCGTCAGAATCAAAAGAAATGTTTGAGCTCTCTGCCAATCGAGGCGTCCATTTCCTTGATGCACCAGTTAGTGGTGGAGAGCCAAAGGCAATTGATGGAACATTGACAATTATGGTTGGTGGAAAGGAAGAGGTATTTGAAAAGGTAAAAGACATTCTTGGGAATATGGGGAGTAACATTGTCCATGTTGGTGATCCAGGTTGTGGCACTACAGCAAAGCTAGCCAATCAAATCATTGTAAATTTAAATATTGCTGCTATTTCCGAAGCACTTGTGCTAGCGACAAAAGCCGGTATTAATGTGGGGAAAATGTACGAGGCAATTCGTGGAGGACTTGCGGGAAGCACCGTAATGGATGCTAAAATTCCAATGATTCTTAATCGAAACTTTCAAGCGGGTGGCCGTGTCGACATTAATCTGAAAGATATAAAAAATGTAATGAATACTGCACATGAGCTAGCTGTTCCACTGCCATTATCGGCGCAACTTTTAGAAATTTTTTATAGTTTAAAGGCAGATGGAAAAGAGAGATTGGATCACGCAAGCATTGTTCAACATTATGAGAAATTAGCGAATGTTGAAGTTTCAAGAGAGGGGTAA
- a CDS encoding YwbE family protein, whose amino-acid sequence MNGQNRKDIYPGLEVNIILKKDQRTGVKTRGIVKDILTNSSNHPHGIKVRLTDGQIGRVCDILQK is encoded by the coding sequence ATGAACGGTCAAAATCGAAAAGATATTTATCCGGGCCTAGAGGTCAATATAATTCTTAAAAAAGATCAGCGAACAGGTGTTAAAACGAGAGGTATCGTGAAAGATATTTTAACCAACTCCTCGAACCATCCACATGGTATTAAAGTTCGTTTAACAGATGGCCAAATAGGTAGAGTGTGTGACATACTACAAAAGTAA
- a CDS encoding PhzF family phenazine biosynthesis protein produces MQIVTVQHYDAFSTEPNKGNPAGVVVEGSQYSEQEMQEIAKMVGFNETAFALPSNQADIRIRYFTPGHEVDLCGHATMATIYALQTQGFLANKSSITIETKAGILPILLEEKEEKLYITMQHAAPQFVDFNGSKAALAQSIGLNEDELHAELPIVYGSTGLWTLLIPVQHLASFEKMSPQTATFPSILQEMPTASLHPFCLQAFDKSADMHARHFSSPYSGTIQDIVTGTASGVMGAYYAKYIDSEVLYPKTLVVEQGQELDRDGRVHVHVNKVDGELDISITGTAVYVKELKVQI; encoded by the coding sequence ATGCAAATAGTAACTGTTCAACATTATGATGCATTTAGTACGGAGCCTAATAAGGGGAATCCTGCTGGGGTTGTAGTGGAAGGAAGCCAATACAGTGAGCAAGAAATGCAAGAGATTGCTAAAATGGTAGGCTTTAATGAAACTGCCTTTGCCTTGCCATCTAATCAAGCAGACATACGTATCCGTTATTTTACACCAGGGCACGAGGTGGATTTATGTGGACACGCCACAATGGCAACCATTTATGCTCTACAAACACAAGGGTTTTTAGCAAATAAATCAAGCATTACAATTGAAACGAAGGCGGGGATATTGCCAATCCTGCTGGAAGAAAAAGAGGAAAAGCTATACATAACAATGCAACATGCGGCACCACAATTCGTAGATTTTAACGGTTCTAAGGCAGCGCTTGCACAGTCGATCGGTTTAAACGAAGATGAATTACATGCAGAATTACCCATTGTCTATGGGAGCACAGGCTTATGGACTTTATTAATACCTGTCCAACACTTAGCCTCGTTTGAAAAAATGAGTCCACAAACTGCTACATTTCCGTCTATATTACAAGAAATGCCAACAGCATCGTTGCATCCATTTTGTTTACAAGCATTCGATAAGTCGGCAGATATGCATGCTAGACATTTTTCATCGCCATACTCTGGCACAATACAAGATATCGTAACGGGGACGGCTTCAGGCGTCATGGGAGCATATTACGCAAAGTACATCGATTCTGAAGTGTTATATCCAAAAACACTCGTTGTTGAGCAAGGTCAAGAGCTTGACCGAGATGGTCGCGTCCATGTTCATGTAAACAAAGTAGATGGTGAATTGGACATTTCAATCACAGGAACAGCTGTCTATGTAAAGGAATTAAAAGTCCAAATTTAA
- a CDS encoding MurR/RpiR family transcriptional regulator, which yields MLSFEERINSKMSSLTISERKVVEQLKMHEQPFLLSMNELSLLSKVSEPSVVRLYRKLGYASYQELKVALAQEQVNNGITSIGNYNEIKDEDLADVVFDKMADQLATAMSMTKEKINVQQMEEAVQIISKADRVFFFGQGLSGNIAEDGAHKFMRMGGTTIAVKDPHYQAIYANHMCKDDVVIVISHSGETVNIIEVVKMSQKSGAFVIVITSNSNTTLAQMADTLLLTQAQETEKRSDAMVSRLVQLALIDTLFTRVVAIGGSHVKESINRSRLAVTRMKK from the coding sequence TTGTTAAGCTTTGAAGAAAGAATTAATAGCAAAATGAGCTCGCTAACTATTTCTGAGAGGAAGGTAGTCGAGCAGCTAAAAATGCATGAGCAACCCTTTTTGCTGTCAATGAACGAACTTTCACTATTAAGCAAGGTGAGTGAGCCGAGTGTTGTTCGACTGTATAGAAAGCTTGGATATGCTAGTTACCAAGAGTTAAAAGTAGCACTTGCTCAAGAACAAGTAAATAACGGTATCACATCAATAGGGAATTACAATGAGATTAAGGATGAAGATCTTGCTGATGTCGTTTTCGATAAAATGGCCGATCAGCTTGCCACAGCGATGTCGATGACGAAAGAAAAAATAAACGTTCAACAGATGGAAGAAGCGGTTCAAATTATCTCAAAAGCAGACAGAGTGTTTTTTTTCGGACAAGGTCTTTCTGGTAACATTGCAGAAGACGGTGCTCATAAATTTATGAGAATGGGCGGTACGACAATTGCTGTAAAGGATCCACATTACCAAGCGATTTATGCTAACCATATGTGTAAAGATGATGTTGTCATTGTCATATCGCATTCTGGAGAAACAGTCAATATTATAGAGGTAGTGAAAATGAGTCAAAAAAGTGGAGCATTTGTCATTGTTATTACATCGAATTCAAACACAACGCTTGCTCAAATGGCTGATACGTTGCTTCTTACGCAGGCGCAAGAGACAGAAAAGCGATCGGATGCGATGGTCAGTCGCCTCGTGCAACTTGCTTTAATTGACACCTTATTTACAAGGGTTGTTGCAATCGGAGGGAGTCATGTAAAAGAATCCATTAATCGTTCAAGATTAGCTGTTACTAGAATGAAGAAGTAA
- a CDS encoding lactococcin 972 family bacteriocin, protein MLAKKTVRVKIVVLALMALLLLPSGVLAVSHKAIQEPIIATTSMVATQSDQFNRGDISRKWLAPGPITQYPHEGGTWEYGFWDVKVRSYYTVDRCHGSTVELNGNRSRSADTAAGQKSIAELWAVQYPTHVDRYYYRVCD, encoded by the coding sequence ATGTTAGCCAAAAAAACTGTGAGGGTGAAAATAGTAGTGTTAGCGTTGATGGCATTATTGTTATTGCCATCTGGCGTTTTGGCAGTGTCCCATAAAGCTATTCAGGAACCCATAATTGCTACAACATCAATGGTTGCCACACAAAGTGATCAATTCAACCGCGGAGACATTTCCCGTAAATGGCTAGCACCAGGACCAATCACGCAATATCCACATGAAGGTGGCACTTGGGAGTATGGATTTTGGGATGTTAAAGTTCGTTCCTACTACACAGTGGATCGCTGTCATGGAAGCACAGTAGAGTTGAATGGTAATCGATCAAGATCAGCTGATACTGCAGCAGGACAAAAATCCATTGCTGAACTTTGGGCGGTGCAGTATCCTACTCACGTTGATCGATATTACTATCGAGTATGCGATTAA
- a CDS encoding four-carbon acid sugar kinase family protein, translated as MVKKKTSEVLSSLLEANHKQIQLKLKDELRSFHHKIVVLDDDPTGVQTVHGVSVYTDWTEESIKQGFREKNQVFFLLTNSRSFSAEETAVVHRDIAHRVHAISLQEGKPYVLISRGDSTLRGHYPLETETLKTSIEEISDTTFDGEIIIPFFEEGGRLTIHNIHYVQYGDELVPAGETEFAKDRTFGFVSSHLGEWIEEKTKGAYTKEDTIYITLEDLRSQNMKAIQAQLLAAKNFRKIVVNAAAYSDVEVFVIALLQVMKAGKSFIFRSAASLTKVLGGISYKPLLSRDELMTDKSSSGGLIVVGSHVQKTTDQLYALLDSGLVTGVELDVHLVHDDEKFQQEIQRVRTTCEELISAGKSVVYYTRRERLDLGENQGENELQLAVKISNAVTSIVYNLQVQPKYIVAKGGITSSSVGTIGLSVKRATVAGQIKPGIPVWKIGQESKFPDSCYIIFPGNVGTINTLKEVIEVLEGEIK; from the coding sequence GTGGTAAAGAAAAAAACATCGGAAGTGTTATCGAGCCTTCTTGAAGCGAATCATAAGCAAATTCAACTAAAATTAAAGGATGAGCTAAGGAGTTTTCATCATAAAATCGTTGTTCTTGATGATGACCCAACCGGCGTTCAAACCGTTCATGGTGTTTCGGTTTATACGGATTGGACAGAAGAAAGCATTAAGCAAGGATTTCGCGAAAAGAATCAGGTTTTTTTTCTGTTAACAAACTCCCGCAGTTTTTCAGCAGAGGAAACAGCAGTCGTCCATCGGGACATCGCACACCGTGTACATGCTATTTCTTTGCAAGAAGGAAAGCCTTATGTGTTGATTAGTCGAGGGGATTCCACATTGCGAGGCCATTACCCTCTAGAGACGGAAACATTGAAAACTTCAATTGAAGAAATTTCTGATACAACGTTTGATGGGGAAATTATTATTCCTTTTTTTGAAGAAGGCGGTCGTTTAACAATCCATAATATTCATTATGTTCAGTATGGAGATGAACTTGTTCCAGCAGGTGAAACTGAATTTGCAAAAGACCGTACTTTTGGTTTTGTTTCCTCTCATTTGGGCGAATGGATTGAAGAAAAAACAAAAGGTGCTTATACAAAAGAAGATACAATTTATATCACTCTTGAAGACTTACGCTCACAAAATATGAAAGCCATACAAGCGCAATTACTAGCTGCAAAAAATTTTAGGAAAATCGTTGTCAATGCAGCAGCTTATAGTGATGTTGAAGTATTTGTTATTGCCTTGCTTCAAGTCATGAAAGCAGGGAAATCATTTATTTTTAGGAGTGCCGCTTCATTAACAAAAGTTTTAGGCGGTATTTCATATAAGCCACTTTTATCAAGAGATGAGCTGATGACAGATAAGTCGTCCAGCGGGGGACTGATTGTAGTTGGTTCCCATGTGCAAAAAACAACAGACCAATTATACGCACTTCTGGATAGTGGTCTTGTCACAGGGGTAGAGCTTGACGTTCATCTTGTACATGATGATGAGAAGTTTCAACAAGAGATTCAACGTGTTCGCACTACTTGCGAAGAGTTAATCAGTGCAGGTAAATCTGTAGTGTATTACACTCGTCGCGAGAGGCTAGATTTAGGAGAAAACCAAGGTGAAAACGAACTTCAATTAGCCGTTAAAATTTCAAATGCTGTGACAAGTATTGTTTACAACTTACAGGTACAGCCAAAATACATTGTTGCAAAAGGCGGAATTACTTCTTCAAGCGTGGGAACAATTGGACTATCGGTTAAGCGTGCGACAGTAGCTGGCCAAATAAAACCCGGAATTCCCGTATGGAAAATAGGACAAGAAAGCAAATTCCCCGATTCATGTTACATCATTTTCCCTGGCAATGTCGGCACAATCAATACGCTAAAAGAAGTGATTGAAGTGTTGGAAGGAGAAATAAAGTAA
- a CDS encoding dicarboxylate/amino acid:cation symporter: MRINFKNLTVQVLIAIVLGIIVGAAFPEFGASLKILADIFIKLIKMLIAPIIFLTVVIGIGSMGDVKKVGKIGGKALIYFEIVSTFALAIGLLVVNIIQPGKGFNTDAANAADVAQYTEQAAAAEHGFGAFIMQIIPDNVVGALANGELLPVLFSAVLFGLAAAAIGEPAKPVIKFFEHVADIFFKIVNMVMKISPIGAFGAMSYTIGNFGLKSLGNLGFLMLSVYLTMFLFIVVIIGLITRYFGFNIFKFIKYIKDEIFIVIGTSSSESALPSMMRKLENYGCSKQVVGLVMPTGYSFNLDGTSIYLSMAAIFIAQAYGVDLDIWHQLTLLGILMLTSKGAAGVTGSGFITLAATLAAFPMIPVEGIALLIGVDRFMSEARAVTNLIGNGVATVVVSKMEKEFDTDQEKRALSGEMIHNA, encoded by the coding sequence ATGCGTATAAATTTTAAAAACTTAACGGTACAAGTGCTGATTGCCATCGTACTCGGTATTATTGTTGGAGCCGCATTCCCAGAGTTCGGTGCTAGCTTAAAAATACTAGCTGATATATTTATTAAATTAATTAAGATGTTAATTGCACCTATAATTTTCTTAACGGTCGTTATCGGAATTGGTAGCATGGGCGATGTGAAAAAGGTCGGAAAAATTGGTGGGAAAGCATTAATTTATTTTGAAATTGTCTCTACTTTCGCACTTGCGATTGGCTTACTTGTAGTAAATATTATTCAACCTGGTAAAGGATTTAATACTGATGCAGCCAATGCTGCAGATGTTGCTCAATATACAGAGCAAGCTGCTGCTGCTGAGCATGGATTTGGAGCATTTATAATGCAAATTATCCCTGATAATGTAGTTGGTGCACTAGCAAATGGCGAGTTATTGCCTGTCTTATTTTCTGCAGTATTATTCGGTTTAGCTGCTGCTGCTATAGGTGAACCAGCAAAACCTGTTATCAAATTTTTTGAACACGTTGCAGATATTTTCTTTAAAATTGTCAATATGGTGATGAAAATTTCTCCAATTGGTGCATTTGGTGCGATGAGTTACACAATTGGGAACTTCGGTTTAAAATCGCTTGGTAATTTAGGTTTCTTAATGCTCTCTGTGTACCTTACAATGTTCCTATTTATTGTTGTCATTATTGGTTTAATTACACGTTACTTTGGCTTTAATATTTTTAAATTTATTAAATACATCAAAGATGAAATTTTTATCGTAATCGGTACTTCTTCTTCAGAATCTGCGCTACCTTCTATGATGCGCAAATTAGAAAATTACGGTTGTTCAAAACAAGTTGTTGGACTTGTTATGCCAACAGGTTATTCTTTTAACTTGGACGGTACTTCCATTTATTTATCCATGGCGGCTATTTTTATTGCCCAAGCTTATGGGGTAGATTTAGATATTTGGCATCAGCTTACTTTACTAGGGATTTTAATGTTAACTTCTAAAGGTGCTGCCGGTGTCACAGGCTCAGGCTTTATTACGCTAGCTGCAACACTTGCTGCATTCCCGATGATTCCTGTAGAAGGTATTGCTCTGTTAATAGGTGTAGACCGCTTTATGTCAGAGGCTCGTGCTGTCACTAACCTAATTGGTAACGGTGTAGCAACAGTTGTCGTATCGAAGATGGAAAAAGAATTTGATACGGACCAAGAAAAACGCGCTCTTTCAGGTGAAATGATTCACAACGCTTAA
- a CDS encoding NADPH-dependent FMN reductase encodes MLKIGIILGSTREGRLSPQVGQWVKEIAEKRRDAEYEMIDIAEFKLPLLGEPGGDASGAAAWSQRVAACDGFVFIVQEYNHSISGALKNALDYLRQEWNNKAAGIVSYGSVGGARAAEHLRGILGELLVADVRVHPALSLFTDFENGTVFKPKEVQADSVNQMLDQVIPWANALKTIR; translated from the coding sequence ATGTTGAAAATTGGGATTATTTTAGGTAGCACACGTGAAGGACGGTTAAGCCCACAAGTGGGGCAGTGGGTAAAAGAAATAGCTGAAAAACGCCGCGATGCAGAATATGAAATGATTGATATTGCTGAATTCAAACTACCCCTTTTAGGAGAGCCAGGTGGCGATGCTTCGGGCGCAGCTGCGTGGTCACAAAGAGTTGCTGCATGTGATGGTTTTGTATTTATTGTGCAAGAGTATAATCACTCTATTTCAGGAGCACTTAAAAACGCTTTAGATTATTTACGTCAAGAATGGAATAATAAAGCAGCAGGTATTGTGTCTTACGGTTCTGTAGGTGGTGCTCGTGCCGCAGAACATTTACGCGGAATTCTTGGTGAATTATTAGTAGCAGATGTTCGTGTACATCCTGCACTATCTTTATTCACAGATTTTGAAAATGGCACAGTATTTAAGCCAAAAGAGGTGCAAGCCGATTCAGTCAACCAAATGCTCGATCAAGTTATTCCATGGGCGAATGCTTTAAAAACCATTCGCTAA
- a CDS encoding DUF2164 domain-containing protein, translating into MFIRLTKEQQEQIIADIQRFFYNQREEDISDFEAQRVFDFVKENIAPYIYNAAISDAKYVVESQLSALDEELIALERPIKIK; encoded by the coding sequence GTGTTTATTCGTTTAACTAAGGAGCAACAAGAACAAATCATCGCCGATATACAACGCTTTTTCTATAATCAACGTGAAGAGGATATTTCCGATTTTGAGGCACAAAGGGTATTTGATTTTGTAAAAGAGAATATTGCTCCATATATTTATAATGCGGCCATTTCAGATGCAAAATATGTAGTGGAAAGTCAATTATCAGCGCTGGACGAAGAACTTATCGCTTTGGAACGCCCAATAAAAATAAAATGA
- a CDS encoding ABC transporter ATP-binding protein, with translation MIIKTQKIGIEISGKTIFSNISLEINPNEMIAITGPSGSGKTTLLNCLGLIQSVNSGDILIENQNASKWKEKEKTSFWKDKAAFIYQDYGIIEDENISYNVTLNKQQAKAKIVEEILHTVGLGGRGQEMAAVLSGGEKQRLGVARAIYKKASIIYADEPTASLDQMNREVIINLLRKCSENGASVIIATHDERLVSVCDRSINLNPFM, from the coding sequence ATGATTATTAAAACACAAAAAATTGGCATTGAAATTAGTGGAAAAACGATTTTTTCTAATATTTCCTTAGAGATCAACCCGAATGAAATGATTGCCATTACCGGTCCATCTGGTAGTGGCAAAACAACACTTTTAAATTGTTTAGGGCTTATCCAATCAGTTAATAGCGGGGACATCCTAATAGAAAATCAAAATGCTAGTAAATGGAAGGAAAAAGAAAAAACAAGTTTTTGGAAAGATAAAGCGGCATTTATTTATCAAGATTATGGGATTATTGAGGATGAAAACATTAGTTATAACGTGACATTAAATAAGCAACAAGCAAAGGCAAAGATTGTGGAGGAAATTCTACATACGGTTGGACTTGGGGGAAGAGGTCAGGAAATGGCGGCTGTGTTATCAGGAGGAGAAAAACAGCGACTAGGCGTAGCGCGTGCAATTTATAAGAAGGCTTCAATTATCTATGCGGATGAACCAACAGCATCACTTGATCAAATGAACAGAGAAGTCATTATTAATCTACTAAGAAAGTGTAGTGAAAACGGTGCTAGTGTGATTATTGCAACGCATGATGAAAGGCTTGTAAGTGTTTGTGATCGAAGTATTAATTTGAATCCATTTATGTAA
- a CDS encoding GntP family permease: protein MLTGHTLIFGFVLALIVLFVLIIRFKWDAFVSLLVVALGLGLLSGIPAKEIPGIIATGFGNTLAGVGILIGLGILFGQFLASSGAINKIATGMLSVFEVKKSPYAIAMTSITVSIPVFFDAAFIILHKLIQNISLKTKIALSTFVAILSIGLITAHSLIIPTPGPLVVADQTGSDIGVFLLYGLLVSIPGVLVGGVMYGKFIGKRIANNGRLDDYEMSEGNSTIADRKEISTVLSFSILALPIILILSNTFMNLLFRGNPEHFVPTFFSVIGDKNVALLISLVVAMFALKPYIKEDSKTVFAKAFNQSGLVILITGAGGAFGKVVQETGIGDLLIAMMQGLNMPALLLAFLFSQILRASLGSATVALVTTSAIMGPIATELGVSPVLLGLAICAGGVGLSLPNDSGFWVVSKFGRLSITETIRVWTIGGFLSGVTVLLFVYILSIFQGILPGL, encoded by the coding sequence ATGTTAACAGGTCATACACTCATTTTTGGATTTGTTCTTGCTTTAATTGTTTTATTTGTCCTTATTATTAGATTCAAATGGGATGCCTTTGTCTCTCTTTTAGTGGTTGCCCTTGGTCTTGGCTTATTGTCAGGCATTCCAGCGAAAGAAATCCCTGGCATTATCGCTACCGGATTTGGCAATACACTAGCTGGTGTTGGTATTCTAATCGGACTTGGAATATTATTTGGTCAATTTTTAGCATCATCAGGGGCCATTAATAAAATTGCTACTGGGATGCTAAGCGTCTTTGAGGTGAAAAAATCTCCTTACGCTATTGCAATGACATCGATTACTGTTTCAATTCCTGTATTCTTTGATGCAGCGTTTATTATTTTACATAAATTAATCCAAAATATTTCTCTTAAAACAAAAATAGCACTTTCTACTTTTGTTGCAATTCTTTCGATTGGATTAATTACTGCCCATAGTTTAATTATCCCGACACCAGGGCCATTAGTGGTTGCTGACCAAACAGGCTCGGATATCGGAGTATTTCTTCTTTATGGATTGCTTGTTTCCATTCCTGGCGTACTCGTAGGTGGCGTCATGTATGGAAAGTTTATCGGGAAGCGCATTGCAAATAATGGACGTCTTGATGATTATGAAATGTCTGAAGGAAATAGCACAATTGCTGACAGAAAAGAAATTTCAACAGTTCTTTCATTTAGCATACTCGCTTTACCAATTATATTGATTTTATCGAACACATTCATGAATTTACTATTCAGAGGCAACCCAGAACATTTCGTTCCGACCTTTTTTTCCGTTATTGGAGATAAAAATGTTGCACTGTTAATTAGTTTAGTTGTCGCGATGTTTGCCTTAAAGCCATACATCAAGGAAGATTCTAAAACTGTGTTTGCCAAAGCGTTTAATCAAAGCGGTTTGGTCATCCTTATTACTGGAGCAGGTGGTGCCTTTGGTAAAGTGGTTCAAGAAACAGGCATTGGTGATTTACTTATTGCTATGATGCAAGGGCTTAATATGCCTGCCTTATTACTTGCATTTTTATTTTCGCAAATTCTTCGTGCATCGCTTGGGTCTGCCACGGTTGCGTTAGTGACAACATCTGCAATCATGGGTCCGATAGCGACGGAACTTGGCGTATCGCCAGTCCTATTGGGTCTTGCAATTTGTGCAGGCGGGGTCGGTTTATCACTTCCTAACGATTCAGGTTTTTGGGTAGTAAGTAAATTTGGACGTTTATCTATAACAGAAACAATAAGAGTTTGGACAATTGGGGGCTTCTTATCAGGTGTAACCGTATTACTATTCGTCTACATTCTCAGCATATTCCAAGGGATTTTACCAGGGTTATAA
- a CDS encoding tubby C-terminal domain-like protein, translating into MATFTLTYSQAFDRPSKYPILNSHHETVCILQPVERSNIVKVLNVAALVATQQSLPHRYETRTTKGEALFQVRSTLITQGVSHHLIMPDGSMIAIQRKTVQLLESSYSFTMDGLVFRFEKDFTSTAFLYCNDEKIASASFVDSGIRREGIVFKLFQSDDTLFVALVASLFQSLFAIGN; encoded by the coding sequence ATGGCAACATTTACACTTACATATTCCCAAGCATTTGATAGACCGTCAAAGTACCCTATCCTAAATAGTCACCATGAAACAGTTTGTATTCTCCAACCTGTCGAACGTTCCAATATTGTAAAAGTACTGAATGTAGCTGCGCTAGTAGCAACACAACAATCGTTGCCACATCGCTATGAAACGCGCACTACGAAAGGAGAAGCTCTTTTTCAAGTGCGTTCCACACTGATAACACAAGGTGTAAGCCATCACTTAATCATGCCAGATGGAAGCATGATAGCTATTCAGCGAAAAACGGTTCAATTATTGGAATCTTCCTATTCCTTTACAATGGATGGCCTCGTCTTTCGTTTTGAGAAAGACTTTACTTCAACCGCATTTTTATATTGCAATGATGAAAAAATTGCGAGTGCAAGCTTTGTAGATAGTGGGATTCGTCGCGAAGGAATTGTCTTTAAACTGTTTCAATCAGATGATACTTTATTTGTCGCTTTAGTAGCCTCACTTTTTCAATCTCTATTTGCCATAGGTAACTAA
- a CDS encoding Nif3-like dinuclear metal center hexameric protein, giving the protein MKSVNGQEIIQLFESWSPKHLACMENDPIGLAIGTLNKPVNKVLVTLDVNDAVADEAIAQGCELIIAHHPPIFRRLANIRTDNPAGQLYEKLIKHDIAVYAAHTNLDVAEGGVNDLLADALLLENRSILEETYAEDVLKLSVFVPTADADVLREALAKAGAGRLGSYEACSYTSSGEGRFRALEGANPHVGSIGELHVEEEVKVEVVLPASIKNRVLKALLNAHPYEEPAYDIIRLEQQTNRMGLGRVGYLPKEMLLQDFAEFVKKQLDVPTVRVVGDLQSTVRKIALVGGDGNKYIYTAKRAGADVFLTGDMYFHTAQDAQAIGLQIVDPGHHVEKVMIAGVAKKMATLCETKKYRVEFVQSTIHTEPFLFV; this is encoded by the coding sequence ATGAAATCAGTAAATGGTCAGGAAATTATACAATTATTTGAATCATGGTCACCAAAGCATCTTGCATGTATGGAGAATGATCCAATTGGACTTGCCATTGGAACGTTAAATAAACCTGTAAACAAAGTATTAGTGACATTAGATGTGAATGACGCCGTAGCAGACGAAGCGATTGCCCAAGGCTGTGAACTGATTATAGCGCATCATCCGCCTATTTTCCGTCGACTAGCGAATATTCGTACGGACAATCCCGCTGGACAATTATACGAAAAACTTATTAAACATGATATTGCGGTCTATGCCGCACATACAAATTTAGATGTAGCGGAAGGTGGCGTCAATGATTTATTAGCTGATGCATTGCTGCTCGAAAATCGCTCTATTTTAGAGGAAACGTATGCTGAGGATGTTTTAAAACTAAGCGTTTTTGTACCGACTGCCGATGCAGACGTGCTGCGTGAGGCATTAGCAAAAGCGGGAGCAGGTCGTTTAGGTTCTTATGAAGCGTGCAGTTATACATCGAGTGGAGAAGGGCGTTTTCGTGCACTTGAAGGGGCAAATCCGCATGTTGGTTCTATTGGAGAATTACATGTCGAGGAAGAAGTCAAAGTGGAAGTGGTTTTGCCCGCGTCCATTAAAAACCGCGTATTGAAGGCACTGTTAAATGCCCATCCATATGAGGAGCCTGCGTATGATATCATTCGCTTGGAGCAACAAACGAATCGTATGGGATTAGGTCGTGTTGGCTATTTACCAAAAGAAATGCTGTTACAAGATTTTGCAGAGTTTGTAAAGAAACAACTAGATGTACCAACTGTTCGTGTTGTCGGCGATTTGCAGTCAACAGTAAGAAAGATTGCACTAGTAGGTGGAGATGGAAATAAGTATATTTATACGGCAAAGCGTGCAGGTGCCGATGTCTTTTTAACAGGCGATATGTATTTCCATACGGCACAGGATGCACAAGCAATTGGTTTGCAAATTGTAGACCCAGGTCATCATGTTGAAAAAGTAATGATTGCGGGTGTTGCGAAAAAAATGGCAACATTGTGTGAGACCAAAAAATATAGAGTAGAATTTGTCCAATCTACTATTCATACAGAACCATTTTTATTTGTTTAA